From Penicillium psychrofluorescens genome assembly, chromosome: 1, one genomic window encodes:
- a CDS encoding uncharacterized protein (ID:PFLUO_001821-T1.cds;~source:funannotate) produces the protein MAQGAIKKTTKPSAGPKRPPSKTTRPGPRQIAPKKTSLIKQQKLNKKISSGLVGKTERTLAQKAGHLEILAGGKKKTKAGDNKAGQKK, from the exons TCAAGGCGCCATCAAGAAAACAACCAAGCCGTCCGCGGGCCCAAAACG GCCGCCGTCCAAGACGACAAGACCGGGTCCGCGCCAAATCGCACCTAAGAAAACCTCTCTCATCAAGCAGCAGAAACTGAACAAG AAAATCTCCTCCGGCCTCGTCGGAAAAACGGAACGCACTCTCGCGCAGAAGGCGGGTCATCTTGAGATTCTAGCtggtgggaagaagaagacgaaggcgGGTGATAATAAAGCTGGTCAGAAGAAATGA
- a CDS encoding uncharacterized protein (ID:PFLUO_001819-T1.cds;~source:funannotate), with amino-acid sequence MHILIVNDDGPPNSRVSPYIRPLADSLEAAGHRISVAIPAASRSWIGKAHLIEAALTASYVDREAFRDDGTWDEQHAPSSSTENQDWVVVHNGTPASCAQLGLYSLFTDRPPIDLVISGPNHGRNASTIYNLSSGTVGGALEAVFCGKRGIAVSFGSKDEQPAEIIYAAARLAVRLVDHLVRNWDPRVELYNINIPMREDVESRPVCYTRTLPYYWSRGCLYAETGGDSKMVNGTSSNGVSSKGQSNGVAINGHAEAPGRKQRHFKWSADLSDMKKSLQASEEGTDAHTVLNGSTSVTALRANFWHVPGLEGPLHLDQ; translated from the exons ATGCACATCCTG ATAGTCAACGATGACGGCCCGCCCAACAGCCGCGTCTCGCCGTACATCCGGCCTCTCGCAGACTCCCTCGAAGCCGCCGGCCACCGGATCTCCGTGGCCATCCCCGCGGCATCGCGGTCCTGGATCGGCAAGGCACACCTGATCGAAGCAGCCTTGACCGCAAGCTATGTGGACCGCGAGGCGTTCCGCGACGACGGCACCTGGGACGAGCAGCATGCACCATCTTCGTCTACAGAGAACCAGGACTGGGTGGTAGTCCACAACGGCACACCAGCCAGCTGCGCCCAGCTGGGCCTATACAGTCTCTTCACAGACCGCCCACCCATTGACCTGGTGATCTCGGGCCCGAACCACGGGCGCAACGCCTCGACAATCTACAATCTGTCTTCGGGGACCGTGGGCGGGGCATTGGAAGCTGTATTCTGCGGGAAACGCGGTATCGCCGTCTCCTTCGGCAGCAAGGATGAGCAGCCCGCGGAGATTATTTACGCCGCCGCCAGGCTGGCTGTGCGGTTGGTGGATCATCTGGTGAGGAATTGGGATCCGCGCGTGGAGCTGTACAATATCAATATCCCCATGCGCGAGGACGTCGAGTCTCGGCCTGTTTGCTATACGCGCACTTTGCCCTACTACTGGTCGAGGGGGTGTCTGTATGCCGAGACGGGCGGTGATTCGAAGATGGTGAACGGCACATCATCCAATGGCGTCTCGTCAAAGGGGCAGAGTAATGGCGTTGCGATCAATGGACATGCTGAGGCGCCGGGCCGAAAGCAGCGCCATTTCAAGTGGTCTGCCGATCTGTCTGATATGAAGAAGAGCCTGCAGGCCAGTGAAGAGGGTACGGACGCGCATACCGTGCTGAATGGGTCTACCAG cGTGACTGCTCTCCGTGCCAATTTCTGGCACGTCCCCGGCCTCGAGGGGCCATTGCATCTTGACCAATAG
- a CDS encoding uncharacterized protein (ID:PFLUO_001818-T1.cds;~source:funannotate), which produces MLGLGSPSIDISAFELTHPLRVTSPEQPPNMPPKAAKPTSDELLAQFDNLGVDSADKKSKRSVPAASNNAKPEEDILAELDHLATQRPSSGPGTPRLSSDKPRPSTARSPRPSATIDRTSEDKVAARASEETGRPPRPVPQADQAQAAPEKTDATDEESQGGWWGGFFATASAAMKQAEAAVKEIQNNEEAQRWAQQVKGNVGALRDFGGELRNMAIPTFTNLIHTLAPPISSHERLQIHVTHDLSGYPELDPLVYSVFSRVMSQVEGGDLLVIQRGQESAPKRGMDIAGYQLSSAGWNDGPWWRTVTPGSARSISAVPGLVPGTKLARASAESYATEYYSTRGGIEEAAKQATEDLSESNPVRSSDIFLAIQAVSQSVSKELFQAGATGEEKTTTSAGAVAADETEEEIVFALYLHDPVHGIAFHAVSQPLPQKWIEWLDASAPAVENPDAEDSHVPRAVTPEAIAEIIESGGVDPREWVAEWVEEALSLSAGIVAQRYVARRMGVGEGGVGKGKMRAEQASTVESGAGEAARAL; this is translated from the exons ATGCTAGGTCTTGGCAGTCCAAGCATCGACATCTCCGCCTTCGAGCTTACTCACCCGCTGCGCGTCACCTCTCCTGAACAACCCCCAAACATGCCGCCCAAGGCTGCCAAACCCACCAGCGACGAGCTTCTAGCTCAGTTCGATAACCTCGGCGTCGACTCAGCCGACAAAAAATCCAAGCGCTCCGTCCCAGCGGCCTCCAACAATGCCAAACCCGAGGAGGAcatcctggccgagctggacCACCTAGCTACCCAGCGCCCTAGCAGTGGTCCCGGCACGCCTCGCCTGTCCTCTGACAAACCCCGGCCATCCACCGCACGCTCTCCCCGGCCTAGTGCTACTATCGACCGTACCAGCGAGGACAAGGTCGCCGCCCGCGCTTCTGAGGAAACAGGCCGGCCCCCGCGTCCCGTGCCGCAAGCCGATCAAGCTCAAGCTGCTCCTGAAAAGACGGATGCAACCGATGAGGAGTCTCAAGGCGGATGGTGGGGCGGGTTCTTCGCAACGGCCAGCGCGGCCATGAAACAGGCCGAGGCGGCggtcaaggagatccagaacAACGAAGAGGCCCAGCGGTGGGCTCAGCAGGTCAAGGGCAATGTCGGAGCTCTAAGAGACTTTG GTGGCGAGCTGCGCAACATGGCCATCCCCACGTTCACCAATCTCATCCACACCCTTGCGCCTCCCATCTCCTCCCACGAACGCCTCCAGATCCATGTGACCCACGATCTGTCCGGGTACCCCGAACTGGATCCCCTCGTGTACAGCGTGTTCTCGCGCGTGATGTCCCAAGTCGAAGGCGGAGACTTGCTAGTCATCCAGCGGGGCCAGGAGTCTGCTCCCAAGCGTGGAATGGACATTGCGGGCTACCAGCTCTCGAGCGCAGGCTGGAACGAtgggccatggtggcggaCGGTCACGCCAGGCAGCGCACGGAGTATCTCTGCGGTGCCAGGTCTCGTTCCGGGAACCAAGCTGGCGCGCGCGAGTGCAGAGTCGTACGCGACGGAGTATTATTCGACGCGGGGCGGAATCGAAGAAGCAGCGAAGCAAGCCACAGAAGATCTGAGCGAATCCAACCCCGTGCGGAGCAGCGATATCTTCCTGGCCATCCAGGCCGTGAGCCAGAGCGTGTCCAAGGAGCTGTTCCAGGCGGGCGCGAcgggcgaggagaagaccaccACGTCGGCGGGCGCAgtggccgccgacgagaCAGAAGAGGAGATTGTCTTTGCACTGTACCTGCACGACCCTGTGCACGGCATCGCCTTTCACGCCGTCTCCCAGCCGCTGCCGCAGAAATGGATCGAGTGGCTCGATGCCTCGGCCCCTGCTGTGGAGAACCCAGACGCCGAGGACTCGCATGTCCCGCGAGCTGTTACACCGGAGGCTATTGCGGAGATTATTGAGAGTGGTGGCGTCGATCCGCGCGAGTGGGTTGCCGAGTGGGTGGAAGAGGCACTCTCGCTGTCGGCGGGCATCGTTGCGCAGCGCTATGTCGCCCGCCGCATGGGTGTCGGCGAGGGTGGTGtcggcaagggcaagatgcgAGCCGAGCAGGCGTCGACCGTCGAGAGCGGTGCAGGAGAAGCCGCGCGTGCCCTGTAG
- a CDS encoding uncharacterized protein (ID:PFLUO_001820-T1.cds;~source:funannotate), with translation MDCGTAGTAAGIDPKILDNWQTDGFSSWERYDQPPEWDTSQESSQCDADIADLGSFQGPLTRSLLDQSSEFHNSGIAPDNFNYPDGTIEGTGSGTISPRTIPSSTDDNFHPDESWPQFQLINSVAGLGMSVETPLLYPYGKGQTPSAGGAVIVDDAGEVPHGHGFSNASAEAMMSYHQIPASFPLVAEPWADLTTDMSMSNVDPAQGSIPLSMESQQPKDFSLREFETASRSLELRWLDGLESQIQMTAGSLQTTASAYQKNDPADHVQYKSESSSVSGDLSGLYECSYSATSDDAPAFAGHQLDEDEWKVISPDASSPEASQPAPAFVVTETPIDLLTDKSSKSRASSSAGQRALAMQSSATVRKRKNRNLANSSDKTPAKPLQIVQEDGQGGAIASADFVTPPRGARRKGPLSMVGRANAGMRRKNKDTCVQCRLNKRKCDGISPCTACRPTLHEQPCARACFSSIVEFGTCNYISQRAVNHPTIDGSTRIRMEIPSEFDLNQLLSFLGERQGRFNIRASQSWGSLYVLDLSETYKFLKGLSEYNGNSKSTFLDFIDRRIVESKDKSKNWLSCVKDCDPMNNAYSLLSQWNNMPSRARYSFVSLDSTSDERSMDISNPGHQRDILLAAQLSRIVCRMLEVEGFRKLERDFYNIKWKQISNETHIRFLGELGQILLTLRWRVSWWKCLGDGGHNPDPSQQHYIDRVDLLCRILYVYYTCVLAKLPAWSMNDVPKGVWSTYADSVNAVWDDFPSDPTDAGFQVWMDRGRDLIEQAGVPSQVSKFHK, from the exons ATGGACTGCGGCACCGCCGGCACCGCTGCGGGTATCGACCCCAAAATTCTCGACAATTGGCAAACGGACGGCTTTTCATCGTGGGAAAGGTATGACCAGCCGCCCGAGTGGGACACCAGCCAGGAGTCCAGCCAGTGCGATGCCGATATCGCCGATCTAGGGTCCTTCCAGGGTCCCCTGACGAGGTCGCTGCTGGATCAGTCCAGCGAGTTTCATAATAG TGGTATCGCGCCTGACAACTTCAACTACCCCGACGGTACCATCGAGGGCACCGGTAGCGGCACCATCAGTCCCAGGACGATCCCCTCCTCAACCGATGACAATTTCCATCCCGATGAGTCGTGGCCGCAGTTCCAGCTCATCAACTCTGTCGCGGGGCTTGGGATGTCCGTGGAAACACCTCTCCTCTACCCCTATGGCAAAGGACAGACGCCTTCTGCCGGCGGTGCGGTTATCGTCGACGATGCGGGCGAGGTGCCGCATGGTCATGGATTCTCAAACGCTTCGGCGGAGGCCATGATGTCGTACCATCAGATTCCGGCATCCTTTCCGCTGGTGGCGGAGCCTTGGGCGGATCTCACAACGGACATGTCTATGAGCAATGTAGATCCGGCGCAAGGCTCCATTCCACTCTCAATGGAGTCACAGCAGCCCAAAGATTTTTCCTTGCGGGAATTTGAAACCGCGTCCCGGTCTCTCGAGCTACGCTGGCTCGATGGGTTGGAGTCTCAGATCCAGATGACAGCTGGCTCGCTCCAAACGACCGCCTCAGCGTACCAGAAGAATGACCCAGCAGACCATGTTCAATACAAGTCTGAGAGCTCGTCCGTCTCTGGCGATCTGTCTGGACTGTATGAATGCTCCTATTCTGCGACCAGCGACGACGCTCCTGCCTTTGCAGGACACCAGTTGGATGAGGACGAGTGGAAAGTCATTTCTCCAGACGCCAGTTCCCCGGAGGCTTCCCAACCTGCCCCCGCTTTCGTGGTCACCGAGACTCCGATAGATTTGCTCACGGACAAGTCGTCAAAATCGCGAGCCTCCTCGTCTGCTGGTCAACGCGCGCTCGCCATGCAGTCTTCGGCTACAGTCCGCAAGCGCAAGAACCGCAACTTGGCCAATTCCTCAGACAAGACCCCGGCCAAGCCGCTGCAAATTGTCCAGGAAGATGGACAAGGCGGTGCCATTGCCTCTGCAGACTTTGTCACACCTCCACGCGGGGCTCGTCGCAAGGGCCCGCTGAGCATGGTTGGAAGAGCTAACGCCGGTATGCggaggaagaacaaggatACCTGTGTGCAGTGCCGCTTGAACAAACGCAAG TGCGATGGAATCTCACCATGCACGGCCTGCCGTCCGACTCTCCACGAGCAGCCCTGTGCGCGTGCTTGCTTTTCCAGCATTGTTGAGTTTGGAACCTGCAATTATATCT CTCAACGAGCTGTCAACCACCCCACAATCGATGGATCTACTAGGATCCGTATGGAGATCCCATCCGAATTCGACCTGAATCAACTCCTGTCTTTCCTTGGCGAGCGCCAAGGGCGGTTCAACATCCGCGCCAGCCAGTCTTGGGGGTCCTTGTATGTCCTCGACCTGAGCGAGACCTACAAATTCCTGAAGGGCTTGAGCGAGTACAATGGCAATTCGAAGTCGACGTTCCTTGACTTCATCGACCGTCGCATCGTCGAGTCCAAGGATAAATCGAAGAATTGGTTGTCTTGCGTCAAGGACTGCGACCCGATGAACAATGCTTAT TCGCTACTGTCACAATGGAACAACATGCCCAGCCGTGCTCGATACAGCTTCGTCTCGCTCGACTCGACAAGTGACGAGCGATCTATGGACATCAGCAACCCGGGACATCAGCGCGACATTCTGCTAGCTGCGCAACTCTCCCGCATCGTGTGCCGCATGCTCGAAGTCGAAGGATTCCGCAAACTTGAGCGCGACTTCTACAACATCAAGTGGAAGCAGATCTCTAACGAAACCCACATCCGCTTCCTGGGGGAGTTGGGCCAGATCCTGCTCACCCTCCGCTGGCGCGTCTCGTGGTGGAAATgtctcggcgacggcggccacAACCCCGATCCCAGCCAGCAGCACTACATTGACCGCGTCGATCTGCTCTGCCGCATTCTCTACGTTTATTATACGTGCGTCCTGGCAAAGCTTCCCGCGTGGTCGATGAACGATGTCCCTAAGGGCGTCTGGTCCACATACGCTGACTCGGTGAACGCCGTATGGGATGATTTCCCCTCTGACCCGACCGACGCGGGGTTCCAGGTCTGGATGGATCGAGGCCGCGACTTGATCGAGCAAGCTGGCGTCCCGTCACAGGTCTCCAAGTTCCATAAGTGA